A portion of the Corticium candelabrum chromosome 5, ooCorCand1.1, whole genome shotgun sequence genome contains these proteins:
- the LOC134180235 gene encoding uncharacterized protein LOC134180235, with protein MMMFSTVLFLAFAVIDVVSGQTASTTEQMASTSASNQVPDSTQAVLPIPRHRKIHGVNPAIKFPPGGNQGIESPLLLWGVDKTWMKFHYETNADNSELTVVNEIVCYQDEVGTVISGTWATTTSVHKKVSKTSGSRCVRLAHNNQSDLCTTFKVKTTITVKHGYVTISDISFGDKEICSISGNKKKKSLKCNFDDGDCGLGNDACGLVDWEIRSWDSTDRRRRSSNCEEQGGVPLLKRKIRDKCSFEDLNIVNLQRSGFIQFTSSSDVESTAVASTSEVYSRRRRTYGRSLYLDPSYVSGVATGVLDLPDLEHHVANSYLSFDCEMLEGGFHDLMVTAVCLSDSDRSLIPLRSESLHFHVTHLHGNGLSEAVCLDLHSFIDSEKCPEFAIQISASAVETSVIVDNFDFLRDLADAYCDKPSNVDIDEEG; from the exons ATGATGATGTTTTCGACCGTTTTGTTTCTTGCTTTCGCAGTCATCGATGTGGTCTCTGGACAAACGGCAAGTACTACTGAACAAATGGCAAGTACTAGTGCTAGCAACCAAGTGCCTGACAGTACACAAG CTGTTCTTCCAATTCCTAGACATAGGAAAATTCATGGAGTTAACCCAGCTATAAAGTTTCCTCCGGGAGGCAATCAGGGGATCGAATCACCATTGCTGTTGTGGGGTGTTGACAAGACCTGGATGAAGTTCCACTATGAAACAAATGCTGACAATTCAGAGCTGACTGTTGTAAATGAGATTGTTTGTTACCAAGATGAGGTGGGGACTGTCATTAGTGGAACATGGGCAACAACTACTAGTGTGCATAAAAAGGTATCCAAGACATCGGGTTCCAGATGTGTTCGTCTTGCTCACAACAATCAATCAGATTTGTGTACAACGTTCAAAGTGAAAACAACTATTACAGTCAAACATGGTTACGTCACGATCAGTGATATTTCGTTTGGTGACAAGGAAATTTGCTCAATTTCAggcaacaaaaagaaaaaatcGCTTAAGTGTAATTTTGATGATGGTGACTGTGGTCTTGGTAATGATGCTTGTGGCTTGGTTGATTGGGAAATTAGATCTTGGGACTCAACGGATCGACGTCGTCGATCAAGCAATTGTGAAGAACAAGGAGGTGTTCCACTGTTGAAACGAAAAATTCGAGACAAATGCTCATTTGAAGATCTTAATATTGTCAATTTGCAACGATCAGGGTTTATTCAGTTTACAAGTTCATCAGATGTCGAGTCTACTGCTGTGGCCAGTACAAGTGAAGTCTATAGCAGACGGCGACGAACATATGGGAGATCACTTTACCTCGATCCATCTTATGTCAGTGGTGTGGCCACGGGAGTACTCGACTTGCCAGATCTTGAACATCATGTTGCCAATTCTTACTTGTCATTTGATTGTGAAATGCTGGAAGGCGGTTTTCATGACCTAATGGTGACAGCTGTGTGTTTATCAGACTCTGACAGGTCATTGATTCCACTAAGAAGTGAGAGTCTCCATTTTCACGTGACTCACTTGCATGGAAATGGTCTAAGTGAAGCAGTCTGCTTAGACTTGCACTCATTCATAGACAGTGAAAAGTGCCCCGAATTTGCTATACAAATTTCAGCTTCAGCTGTTGAAACGTCTGTTATTGTTGATAACTTCGACTTTTTGCGAGACTTAGCGGATGCTTATTGTG ATAAACCAAGCAATGTAGATATCGATGAAGAAGGTTAA
- the LOC134179799 gene encoding centrosomal protein CCDC61-like, whose translation MDNVESEPVSGKFTFRGLDYLVTVQVVPCDDGSEQQLLVVDVEDKTTAEQWRGEFQPLYIKELTQKTGNFKQFHVFVDMLKSVVTKTSSSVSLDLMTFSDLEQLRSHQGHKSRQPVSKPVPHVANKRYLILTYTVEFDRVHYPLPLPYIGKPDPAVQQTTIRKLRSELANLKRQLSRNHRRSEYSHLQASYDELLREKEELEAAYGKFQLEVKHSQTGNATKEIRVLKKVIHNLEADLLKERSQHQRSSRKKMDENRSLLQELEELRTSERNLRVRVKSLTNELAMLRRSRGLSGNGGPSGRRRRSASSDSEAGRSGGYSGSKPRSNSATRKPFTPSSAGARFPRFNPTAYVQDKQRKQKEADIRLGQGKSRQKPPQPRSRSNSFDRQPRSQVRRSLISDSSPPIGSSGAGRYYGYQRRTSSVGSRSGRSSRGSSTDRSSSSLVIVESTPRGAIATKTRSSRPTERSRGTAWASPVDGPKRYGKPSEKHSRKEQKQLKRDNSGRSAGSADRSRDDEFVRRSAEINEIDARLNKLKRFMKSSLES comes from the exons ATGGATAACGTGGAATCTGAGCCTGTGAGCGGCAAGTTTACTTTCCGCGGTTTGGACTACCTTGTCACCGTACAAGTCGTTCCGTGCGACGACGGTTCTGAGCAGCAGCTGTTGGTTGTCGACGTAGAGGACAAGACTACTGCTGAACAGTGGAGAGGAGAATTCCAACCATTAT ACATCAAAGAACTTACACAGAAGACAGGAAATTTTAAGCAG TTTCATGTATTTGTGGATATGCTTAAATCTGTTGTTACCAAG ACTAGCTCTTCGGTATCTTTGGATCTCATGACATTTTCTGATTTGGAGCAGCTAAGGAGCCATCAAGGTCATAAGTCTAGACAGCCCGTATCAAAGCCAGTACCGCATGTAGCAAACAAGCGTTATCTTATTCTAACGTACACGGTTGAGTTTGACAG AGTACACTACCCATTGCCACTGCCATATATTGGAAAGCCGGATCCTGCAGTGCAGCAAACAACCATAAGGAAATTACGAAGTGAGTTAGCAAATCTGAAACGACAG TTGTCTCGAAATCATCGACGTTCAGAGTATAGCCATCTGCAAGCGTC GTATGATGAACTTTTGCGAGAGAAAGAAGAGTTAGAAGCAGCATATGGGAAGTTTCAGCTTGAAGTAAAACACAGTCAAACAGGGAATGCCACGAAGGAAATCCGTGTTCTAAAGAAAGTAATTCATAATTTGGAG GCTGATCTACTAAAAGAGAGAAGTCAACACCAGCGGTCATCAAGGAAGAAGATGGATGAAAACAGATCATTATTGCAAGAG CTGGAAGAACTCAGGACTTCTGAACGTAATTTGAGGGTACGGGTCAAGAGTCTGACGAATGAACTTGCAATGCTGAGACGAAG TCGTGGGTTGTCAGGAAACGGCGGGCCTTCTGGACGACGGAGAAGATCTGCTTCGTCTGATAGTGAAGCAGGTCGATCTGGTGGATACTCTGGTAGCAAACCTCGTTCTAACAGTGCAACTCGAAAGCCATTTACTCCTTCATCTGCTGGCGCACGTTTTCCACGATTTAATCCAACAGC TTATGTTCAAGATAAGCAGAGAAAGCAGAAGGAAGCAGACATTCGTTTGGG ACAAGGAAAGTCTCGGCAAAAGCCACCACAACCTCGTTCTCGATCTAACTCCTTTGACAGGCAGCCAAGGTCCCAGGTACGACGGTCTCTAATATCAGACTCATCGCCACCCATTGGTAGCAGTGGAGCAGGAAGATATTACG GCTATCAGAGGAGGACATCTTCAG TTGGCAGTAGGAGTGGTCGTTCATCTCGTGGATCGTCAACTGACAGAAGTAGTAGCTCATTAGTTATAGTGGAGAGCACTCCGAGGGGTGCAATAGCTACTAAGACGAG AAGTTCAAGGCCAACAGAAAGAAGTAGAGGCACTGCTTGGGCTAGTCCAGTTGATGGTCCAAAAAGG TATGGTAAACCATCTGAGAAGCATAGTAGGAAAGAACAGAAACAGTTGAAACGAGATAACAGTGGTCGTTCAGCAGGTTCAGCAG ATCGCAGTCGGGATGATGAATTTGTACGACGATCGGCTGAAATAAATGAGATTGACGCTCGTTTAAATAAACTCAAACGATTTATGAAATCATCCTTGGAATCATAG
- the LOC134180139 gene encoding diisopropyl-fluorophosphatase-like, protein MTDVHIVTPQFVKLCDGLKGAEGPVFDKDGRFFMVAPEVEDATGRPAGEVLTVNLDDGTVSKWCCPAVDEMGGIPAGCQIDKDNRLWVADMRLGLLKITASDDGTAGIHQQVVKECEGKPMQGCNDCAFDASGNLWVTAPAGPIAPAPYTRSTEEAFGSVYCHTATGETKLVDQGYLFSNGIAVTKDSLTLIVAETGSKSLWAYDITGPGTVSNKRLWANLPGDHKGGPDGMDFDEEGFLLVANWGSGHLEVFDPLGKLTERIKCPFANPSNLQFKPNSSQVFVTEHEFHGLWRFDWRCKGQKQYCEL, encoded by the exons ATGACCGATGTCCATATAGTTACCCCTCAGTTTGTCAAGCTTTGCGATGGCCTAAAGGGCGCTGAAGGGCCAGTCTTTGACAAAGACGGTCGTTTCTTTATGGTTGCACCGGAGGTTGAAGACGCAACCGGCCGGCCGGCTGGAGAAGTCTTGACGGTCAATCTAGACGACGGCACAGTTTCGAAATGGTGCTGCCCAGCAGTTGACGAAATGGGAGGAATACCAGCAGGATGTCAA atagacaaagacaacCGCCTCTGGGTAGCTGACATGCGGCTTGGATTGCTAAAAATAACCGCATCAGACGATGGAACAGCGGGCATTCATCAACAAGTTGTCAAAGAATGTGAAGGCAAACCAATGCAAGGATGCAACGACTGTGCATTCGATGCCTCTGGTAACCTATGGGTGACAGCCCCAGCTGGACCCATTGCCCCTGCACCGTACACCCGCTCCACGGAGGAAGCCTTTGGTTCCGTGTACTGTCACACAGCCACGGGAGAAACTAAACTGGTCGATCAAGGATACCTATTTTCAAATGGTATAGCAGTAACGAAAGACAGTTTGACTCTGATTGTTGCTGAAACTGGTAGTAAATCGCTGTGGGCATATGACATTACGGGTCCAGGAACGGTTAGCAACAAGCGACTGTGGGCAAACTTACCTGGCGATCATAAGGGCGGTCCTGATGGTATGGACTTTGATGAAGAGGGCTTTCTATTGGTAGCCAACTGGGGTAGTGGACATCTCGAAGTCTTTGACCCTCTCGGGAAACTGACGGAACGAATAAAATGTCCATTCGCTAATCCGAGTAACTTGCAGTTCAAACCAAACAGTTCTCAAGTGTTTGTTACAGAACACGAGTTTCACGGTCTATGGAGGTTCGACTGGAGGTGCAAGGGCCAGAAGCAGTACTGCGAATTGTAG
- the LOC134180108 gene encoding uncharacterized protein LOC134180108 yields MDRKEQWKQRKLLLQIGKELTEEEMSSAIFILKVDIHDSQEHTQKWKQIIGSLEEIERKDKISIIQLLRELLEQIDLQKVVDKYYNLFSTSQESHGLPSNMLDTASQCTTDTHVEEDCVSNPRDAYVTQSRHTGDESHEKVIPVQCSDNELNNGCSTEEKYNVDTTIVNPPSHVAAEMSPSKDDAVYTQLHEILMETSAGSSPALTCTKQHSAPQYSEPTDPLDRQSVSLTNSSCRSSRIRRKSWPVRAIEISDSDHRSHNHFPVPAELMQLVEPDQVEFERWWLAAEGPEYPLQIKYQALFQENLRKALPELLAASGRTDGLQRLVDAIGPRALFHRHTNTWTPLDWAASSGRLSCVQWLIQHYDAVYLNHALLWAGQNGHEDVMQELIESGANPCFRHPTGDSVLHFASRVGQNKVIQLILRQFRGQLTSNHGTFFGHYTPLHEAADCGQPATVSVLLKEGAHVNAMSLLGETPLVLAVKGKCDREHRLCVDILLQHGADVAITDKKNRTVFQHATDNPACYLTFLQHGAIPNTQVDIDTVDNFITLRLLQSHRSEIAYNIERWRLRCPKTQAKIIPLEHISLLEMKQRAHHVLLKFQQHLYKQHGLILMWTCAALKSLANSVVGQQVDSVMKSAYMHLQLLYKNQPQRNVNSNTVLLFTDKHGHFQFDA; encoded by the exons ATGGATCGCAAAGAACAATGgaaacaaagaaaactgcTACTGCAAATTGGAAAGGAACTAACAGAGGAAGAAATGTCCAGTGCTATATTCATTCTAAAAGTTGACATCCATGACAGTcaagaacacacacagaaatggaAGCAAATAATTGGatcacttgaagaaatagagAGAAAAGACAAGATTTCAATCATTCAGCTATTACGCGAACTCCTAGAACAAATTGACTTACAAAAGGTCGTTGATAAGTACTACAATTTGTTTTCTACAAGTCAAGAAAGTCATGGATTACCTAGTAACATGCTCGATACAGCTAGCCAATGTACTACTGACACACACGTTGAAGAAGACTGTGTTTCAAATCCACGTGATGCTTATGTCACTCAGTCTAGGCATACAGGAGATGAATCTCATGAAAAGGTCATTCCAGTCCAATGTTCTGACAACGAATTGAACAATGGGTGTTCAACAGAAGAAAAATATAATGTAGACACTACGATTGTGAATCCACCATCACATGTAGCTGCTGAAATGTCTCCAAGTAAAGATGATGCTGTATACACTCAACTGCATGAGATACTTATGGAAACGAGTGCAGGAAGCTCTCCGGCTTTAACTTGCACCAAACAACACTCAGCCCCACAATATTCCGAGCCTACTGATccactagacagacaaagcgTTTCACTCACCAACTCTTCATGTAGAAGCTCTCGTATCAGAAGAAAGTCTTGGCCTGTTAGAGCAATTGAAATCTCTGATTCAGATCACAG ATCTCACAACCATTTTCCAGTTCCAGCTGAGCTGATGCAACTCGTTGAACCAGATCAAGTAGAATTTGAACGTTGGTGGCTTGCAGCTGAAGGTCCAGAGTATCCTCTACAAATCAAGTATCAAGCTCTGTTTCAAGAG AATCTTAGAAAAGCGCTTCCAGAATTGTTGGCTGCATCAGGTCGTACTGATGGCTTACAAAGGCTTGTTGATGCTATCGGACCAAGGGCACTGttccacagacacaca AACACTTGGACACCACTAGACTGGGCAGCCAGTAGTGGACGGCTTTCTTGTGTCCAATGGCTTATCCAACACTATGATGCCGTCTAT TTGAATCATGCTTTGCTTTGGGCTGGACAAAATGGTCACGAGGATGTGATGCAAGAGCTGATTGAAAGTGGAGCAAATCCTTGTTTTCGACATCCG ACTGGAGACTCTGTGCTCCACTTTGCAAGTCGAGTTGGTCAAAACAAAGTTATTCAATTGATTCTTCGTCAGTTCAGAGGACAGCTCACGTCCAACCATGGAACATTTTTT GGTCACTATACACCACTACATGAAGCAGCAGACTGTGGACAACCGGCCACAGTCTCAGTGCTTCTTAAAGAAGGTGCCCATGTCAATGCAATGTCACTG CTTGGTGAAACTCCCTTGGTGTTGGCAGTCAAAGGAAAGTGTGACCGTGAACACAGATTGTGTGTAGACATTCTACTGCAGCATGGAGCAGATGTAGCTATCACAGACAAG AAGAACAGAACAGTCTTCCAACATGCTACTGATAATCCGGCTTGTTATCTTACTTTCCTTCAACATGGAGCAATACCAAACACACAAGTGGATATCGACACTGTTGATAATTTCATCACACTGCGACTTTTACAGTCTCATCGATCAGAGATTGCTTACAATATTGAGAGGTGGAGGCTAAGGTGTCCTAAGACACAAGCAAAAATTATCCCTTTGGAGCACATTTCTCTACTGGAGATGAAACAACGAGCTCACCACGTCTTGCTGAAGTTTCAGCAACATTTGTATAAACAACATGGCTTGATATTAATGTG